Proteins from a genomic interval of Acomys russatus chromosome 19, mAcoRus1.1, whole genome shotgun sequence:
- the Mmd2 gene encoding monocyte to macrophage differentiation factor 2 produces the protein MFALARLLDFQKTKYARFMNDRVPAHKRYRPTEYEHAANCATHAFWIIPSILGSSNLYFLSDDDWETISAWIYGLGLCGLFVVSTIFHTVSWKKSHLRMVEHCLHMVDRMVIYFFIAASYAPWLNLRELGPWASHMRWLVWIMASIGTIYVFFFHERYKLVELLCYVVMGFFPALVILSMPNTEGIWELMTGGVFYCLGMVFFKSDGRIPFAHAIWHLFVAFGAGTHYYAIWRYLYLPSTLQTKVSK, from the exons ATTTATGAATGACCGAGTCCCGGCGCACAAGAGGTACCGGCCCACAGAATATGAACATGCAGCCAACTGTGCCACTCACGCT TTCTGGATCATTCCCAGCATCCTTGGCAGCTCCAACCTCTACTTCCTGTCCGACGATGACTGGGAGACCATATCTGCCTGGATCTATGGCCTTGGCCTCTGTGGCCTCTTTGTGGTATCCACCATTTTTCACACGGTCTCTTGGAAGAAGAGCCACCTCAG GATGGTAGAACACTGCCTGCACATGGTCGACAGGATGGTCATATACTTCTTCATTGCGGCCTCCTATGCTCCTTG GTTGAACCTTCGGGAGCTGGGCCCCTGGGCCTCCCACATGCGCTGGCTGGTCTGGATCATGGCCTCCATTGGTACTATCTATGTCTTTTTCTTCCATGAACG GTACAAGCTTGTGGAGTTGCTCTGCTACGTGGTGATGGGTTTTTTCCCTGCCCTGGTCATCCTCTCCATG CCCAACACTGAGGGCATCTGGGAGCTGATGACAGGAGGGGTTTTCTACTGCCTGGGCATGGTGTTCTTCAAGAGTGATGGAAGGATCCCCTTTGCCCATGCCATCTGGCACCTCTTTGTGGCATTTGGTGCTGGTACCCACTACTATGCCATCTGGAGGTACCTCTACCTGCCCAGCACACTACAGACCAAGGTGTCCAAATGA